The Lolium rigidum isolate FL_2022 chromosome 1, APGP_CSIRO_Lrig_0.1, whole genome shotgun sequence region cgatggcgtcgatttccccttcaccggaggcaccggtgcagcaggatccctatcccggagtaggagaggactttcgcctgcgccgccgcctcaataaattCAGGAAAAAATATAGCTTAGGTTTTTGGGTCAAAAGGAGTTTCCGATATAAAATGGGGGCCAAGACTATGCCCGAGGTGCAAACGCACCTAGGTGGCACGCCCAGActtgtagggcgcgccacctggtgccGTTTGGCCCTTGTGGCTCGCTCAGGGTCCTTGTCCGGATGGAAAACTGATCAGGTATTTTTTTCCTCGATTTTTAGCGATCTAAAAAGCCCTGATAAAATAAAATACGAAAAgaaggttttctgcctcccagaAATTAAACATCAATGAAAAGGACTTTAGGTAGTATTGTTTTGGTGGTGTTTGTGGTGTTGTTTAATTGCGACACTGTAGTAATTTTATCTCTCTTTTGGTTAGCATCTTTTTTCATTTGGGTGTATGTATCCGTGACATTGTTAGGATAGTGCGTCCTTGCAGACGTAATTAATATGTTCAATTATAAATTTTTTTGTGAAAGTAGCAATTTATAACTTATTGTAGTGCTCCGGGAAAAACAAGTCGGAATTCGATTTAGACAGAGATTACTATAGGTATTCAAAGTACAGAGTAGCAGAGGACAGAAATTTGGAGATCGCCAGTGACACAGACGCACACATACCTCGCGTCCGATCGAGCCTGCCACGGCCCGCGGCCACATGGCGTAGACACCGCCGTACCACCGCCCCGCCACGTGCTAGACGGTAACCCGACCGCCACGACACGCTCTCATCCCGTCGGCCTTCTGACACAGTGCGCCCACACCGGTCAACCCCGCCCGTCAGTCCCAGCAACGCTGGCCACTGCAGCCGCTGCAGTACTAGTAGCGTGTCGCGTCGCAAGTTCAGGTTGGCTGGCACGCACTCGCGCTCCATACATCGCACTCCCCTTCCACGTCCGCTAGCCTGGCCATGCCCACCTAGACCCTCCCGCCCTCTCCAAGCTCCGGCGCCACGCTCGCTCGTCGGCCACCGCCGCTCCACTCCACCGCCAAAGTGCCAATGGCGTCTCCCAAACACCTAGCTCCGCTTCtcgccctgctcctcctcctcccctgcaTTTCCACCCCGGCCACCGCGCAACCCCTCGCCTCCTCCGAGGCCAAGGCGCTCTACCGCGTGCGCCGCCTGCTGTTCGCCCCGCCGGCGCTCGCCCCGCTAACCACATCCCCGGACCCCTGCGCTCTCCGCCCCACGCCGTCCCTCACCATCTCCTGCTCCGGCGGCCACGTCACGTCCCTCGCCATCCACGGCGACCGCCAGCCGGACCCGAAATGGCGCGGCGCgctcccctccaccttctccgccgACGCGCTCTTCACCACGCTCACCCGCCTCCCATCCCTCTCCGGCCTctccctcgtcgcgctcggcgtctGGGGCCCGCTCCCGGGCGCCAAGCTCCTCCGCCTCGCCTCCCTCCACTCCCTCAACCTCACCGCCAACTACCTCTACGGCGCCGTCCCGGCCCAGCTCGCCCGCATGAGCTCCCTCCAAACCCTCGTGCTCTCCCGCAACTGGCTCAACGGCACCGTGCCATCTCTAACCGCCCTCGCCTCCCTCGCCGAGCTCGACCTCGGCTCCAACCGGCTCGACGGCGCCTTCCCGGAGGTCCCCGCCTCGCTCTCCACCCTCGTCCTCACCAACAACAACTTCACCGGCAACATCCCCACGTCCATCGCCTCACTCGCCCACCTCCGCTTCCTCGACGCCTCCCGCAACCGCCTCGCCGGCTGGATCCCCCCCGCCGTCTTCGCGCTCCCCGCGCTGCGCCACCTCGACCTCTCCCACAACCAGCTCGCCGGCCAGCTCCCCCCCACCACGGCGTGCGCGGGGGCGCTCGACTTCGTCGACCTCTCCGCCAACCTGCTCGTCGGGCCGCGCCCCGCGTGCCTCAGGTCGCGCGCCGTGCTCGTCGCCGGGAACTGCTTCGCCGACGCCGCGCAGCAGCGCCCCAGCGCGTACTGCAGCCCCGCGGCGATTGCCGCGTCGCTGCCGCCGACGCAGGGGAGCGGTGGCGGTGCTGGGCGGGGCGGCGGGGGTAAGGGCCGTGGCGTGGGGGTGGTTCTTGGCATTGTCGGCGCCGTCGTGGGAGGCGCGCTGCTCGTCGcgctggtgttggtggtggtgctgaggaGGGCCAGGAGGCGGCACCGGCACCAGCACCCCGAGGTCATGTACCTGCCCAAGTCGCCGTTGGTGATGCCGGCGAAGAAGGCCGACGACGGGAAATCTCCAGCTAAGGTGGCCCAGCACAAGATTGCTACGACTGCCGATAAGAGTAAGACAACAAAATCGCCATGAGTTTACACATGGATTGCTTCATTTCATCTCTCATTGTGTGCTCCACTGAGTTAATCTGTACCACCATGTTCTTACCCTTTTTACTACGGAGTAGTTCATTTTAAAAACTAACAAGATTTTGGGCATTTTAGAAATGAATGAGTAATCTATGATTTATGGTTCAAATGGGCATTGGGGAATGGGAGTAGCAGCAGTTGTAAAGACTGGTTGCTTTAATTTCATCTTGCGTATTCTATTGTTTGAATAAAGTCTACCCACTTAAGTCAAAATACTGCGGATCTTAACTTAGACTGAGTTGTAGAACATGGGATGCACCATTATTTCTTACTTCACAGAAGACTTTAAGAAAGTAAAGCTGCAAAGTCAATCAACCAAACAGTGGAAAGAAAACAACGAGCAATGACTCACTGATCAGTTAACAGTTTGCAGGTTAATATGCCTAACATGATCTGAATTTTCACAGGGCATGCATCACAGGCTGCAAGGGTAAATACACTGGAAGTGCCAGCCTATCGTGCTTATACGATGGAGGAGCTCCAAGAAGTAACAGACAACTTTGCTTCACCCAACTTGATCAAGAATAGTCCCCTTACACAGGTATGAGGATGCACTAACGTAACCCTTTTTGTCTTCATGGTCGAAGGAGAAATATAAGTACAATGGTTTACTCCCCTGGTGGAATCTTTGTGCACTTCACAAGTTTCATATACAGCAGATAGCCTCATTGCTCTGGAGTGCGGTGGttgtatttaaaaaaaaaatagaaaatcaaGTTTCTaagtttcgaaaaaaaaactccaCATGAACATGAAGATGTGATCTACATATCTGGAAATTAtcaaaaataaataatttcatttgTGGGCTACAAAAAAAAGTGgatctataatataaaatatgtaGATCCACACATTTGTATTTTTTTGTGTATCCGCAGAGAACACACCTTTTATTTAAATTTACATGCACATCATAAGAATCGGCATGTACTTGTGAAAaaattcagaattttttgaaacacaaaaatgtgtgcttagtttttttttttaaatgccaAGCAACATTACACCAGAGCTAAATTTGTGTTTTCCTAATCGGCCCTGCACATTTCTCTTTGCGGCTACTGTTCAGATGGGATCTTGCCTAATGGTCCACTAAAGCATCTGCACTCAGAGTAGAGGACAACAGTGGGCTGACAATTATTGTCCTTTCATGTAATTATGTTAGTCCTATTTGGTTTAACTCTTTCAATACATTTGATAGACAAAGGCGCTGCTTGTAAGAAAAAAGACTATTATTGTGGTCTTAACAACCTGGCAAACGTGGATTTTCATACCCCTAATTACTTGACACATGGAGAAATTTCATTTCTTCACTAAGAGTATTTGATAATTAGAATGCTAGCAATTTGGGTCATTATTATTATGATTAAAAAAATTCCTTTATATTTTGTAGACTTTGTCAAACTCTAATTATAATTCAGCCAAAAATCAAAAGTTGAATCTTTTTAGACCAACAGTTGATTTATTATATGTGTTCATACTATACACTATGCTAATGTGTACCACCGCCTTTTTCAATGAACTGAACTCACCACTTTAGTGATTCATGGATGTTTTTGTTCATTCTCTTTTGAGTAATGTACCTAATATCTCCCTAGCAGTTGTCAACCATGGCTGTACTTTCAGTATAGATTTCTGCTAGAAAGTTTTGTTATGACTAATGTTATCATTTAATCATGCCCCCATTCTCCTTCCCGCTTACAGCTTTACAACGGCCAGCTTCAAGATGGTTCTAGAGTCCTGGTGAGATGTCTCAGACTAAAGCCAAAGTATTCTCCCCAGAGCCTGTCGCAGTACATGGAGATAATTTCTAAATTCCGCCATCGCCATTTGGTTAGCATCATTGGTCATTGTATTGTCAATGATGAGGAAAATCCTACTATTGCTAGCTCGGTATACCTCATCTCTGAATGCATAACAAATGGATCTCTTAGAAGCCATCTTACCGGTAATTACATTTGGAGACATCATGTGTACTATTACCTTCATAACTAAATTTCTTCAAGTATCTGACCTTATTCTTTTGACCGGGCTTCAGAATGGAGGAAGCGCGAAATGCTGAAATGGCCACAGCGGGTTTCCGCTACCATTGGTATTGCGAGAGGGATCCAGTTCTTGCACAACGTGACTGCCCCAGACGTTGTACAGAATGATATCAACATCGAAAATATTCTGCTGGACAAGACCCTCACTTCGAAAATTAGTGACTTCAGTCTCCCGATGATATCGATCAGCAAGAATGGCAAGGTAAGTTCAAAATACTGGTCAAGTTCCTCAGTCCATAACTGACAGATAAGTTGTAACCGTTTTTATCTTGCAGATATGCTCAGAAAACCCTTTCATTGTCCAGGAAGAAAACGACCACGGCAGGTATGGTGTCCTTGCTGAAAGAAAATGACATCTACacttaataaattggaactaggGCAGCTACTAATTATGAACAGATAACAGACATGAACCTAATGATTAGGTTTGGAACTCAAGATACAACCTAAACATTAAAAATGTTTGGGATCTGATTAAGCTGCTCAAGTTGCAGATTGAAATATTACTATTTTTTCTGCTTGCAGTGCTCAACCTACAGAAAAAGGGGACAAGGACGACATATACCAGTTCGGACTAATTCTTTTGGAAGTGATCACAGGCAAATCAACAGAATCCCGGAGAGACCTGGAATCCCTAAAAGCTCAGGTGAATCTGAAGCTTCATATTCACATCACGTTCTAAGATCCTCAGAATTCTTGTTGGAACGTTATACTTCTTGACGTATCATTATGATGATTCTAAATTTGCACCCCACATTCGATCCGCAGTTAAGCGAGGCCCTGGCTGAAGACCCAGAATTGCTGAAAGACATGGCCGACCTGACGATCCGTGGCACATTTGCGGTGGACTCTCTGAGTAAAGTGACCGAGATAGCCCTCAATTGCACGGCTACTGACCCCAGCGACCGGCCTTCCATTGACGACGTCCTTTGGAACCTGCAGTACTCCATGCAGGTCCAGGACGGGTGGGCGAGCAGCGAGAGCTTAAGCTTGAGCGTAAAATCACAGTCGTGAACTGAAGGGTGCaatgctttatttttattttatcgaTGCACCTTCATGGTGTTCTATGGCTGGCCCTTGCTGTAGAAAACATAAGCAAATGTTGCTTGTTCTTCCCCGTATATAGAAGTGTTCTATTTTTTGTCATCGTCGTCAACTCCAGATATATAAGCCCAGCTTATCCTGACATTGGAATATAACTAGCAGCTCTGCCAAAGGAAGATGCTGTCTAAAGTTTTGTCTGATATTATATCGTAAATATTGGTGGCAATTAAACTGCAACGGAACGCAAAAGCAAATAAAAATAATCCTAGAACAAAACATCATGAAGCAAAGCTAAACCATGAATCCTCTTAAACACAGTCCAACCATCAACAGATAAAGAGTACATAATCACAGGTAGAAACTTCGAAATAGTTTCCAACACTAAACCACAATGATCACCAGGTTTTGGAGAACCATAATGATCGTTGTGTGTTCCACGAATATAAATTCGTTGAACCATAAACGTCGAGTCCTATTCCCTTTATTACTTTGATACTAGACTTGTCCCAGATGTGATCATTGGTATCATCATACTTAGTTCGATTTTGTTACCAACAAGGCTATTCAAATCGTTCCCGTGTGATTCCATCTTCATGACCTAGTCATGTGTTGCAACTTGGATGTAATCTCACCAAGTGGGTCCTAAGTATTTCCATCACGCGGATTAACAAATCTCGCTATTGACACATACGTCTCGACCCATCCTTTTGAAATACCTGAGCAACACCTTTATGACCACCCTGTTACGATGTGGCGGTTGATGATGTCTAAGCAGCCACCGGTGACAGCGATTAGATATGCCTCACGATCTAAGCATTAGGTTACAACATTTCTGTTAATATCGCAACTTGAACATTGTAACTTGATCATGTTGCAAAACTTATATATTGGaaatgtccatcatatcattcacccaatgatatgATTCCATTGTCAATAATGTGTGTGTCCATGATCGGGAAATCTCGATCATCGATTGACCTCGATGAACTAGTTTGCTTATGCTCAATATGGACCCTGGTTTATTTACAATAGCACATGTGCATCAATGTTTCCgattaatacagttatagcatgacACAAAACTATTACGAACTactgatatataataataaacatTTTTATTAGTTTTCTCTAGAGCACCATATCCAACATTCTCTCACTTGCACTAGAGTTAAAATAATCTAAAGGTTATTAACAGCCCAGATCTTTTTAGATCCTTATGTTCTTTGCAAATCTTAATCTTAGATGTCACATTATTTGACATTACCCTATTACCAGCATGATAATATTGTAATTATACGTTTGGCAATAGAGTGAGAATTTTCTTCCCGTGTGCAAAATGACATTTTGTTTAGTCAAAAGGACTTCCACATAGTCATCTATAGTTGAAAAAACACACTCAGCTGAAAGTCAAACTTTCTTAGCCAAACTATCAATGTAGATTTAATCGACAGGGCATTGCATGCCATTTCAATGTCTATCCATGTTTCTTTCAACTTACGGCTTTTTACCAATGAGAAATTTCCAATCTTCTAGGTCAGCACAACTTACACTAGCGTAACAACTTCCAGTCAAGTTTACTAGTCTTTACAAATTTCGAAAAACTATTCTCAGTTCTCACCAGACACTAGAAACACAAACTTAAAATTATGCTCAGTGATTAACTCAGAAATCACTTCGGAACATGTTCTTGTTGTCAAGAACTTGGGTCACATTATGTCGCGTATAACATCATGGTTTAATGATAGAACTTTATGAATCATGCATAAGGGGATGTGACACACCCTCATCTAACCATTGTCGTAGCACCGATATTAACTCATTGCTTCACCTAGTTGTACAAATAATAACTCATTCTTAGCGTGTTCTATTCTAAGCTTCTTTATAATCTAAACTAGGAAAGTATCTCGACTTGATGTTTATTAAACATATTGGTCCATCTTGATAGACCTTTTAATGTTTTAATATTCAACTTCATTCATAGAATATTTACTATCTTAAATAATCATAAACAACACTTATATAATGcatgatatgtcatctacatataagaaTGCTGTTAAGATCCACTCAAATATGTCAGCCACATATATAAGATTAGGGAAAACGCGCTCAACTCCCACTCAAAATATGCCGGTCACATATGAGTCCGGAAAAATCACTTAGCTCCCACTCAACTTGTGTCATCTCCATATGATGATTGGGAAAAGGCTACATAGCTCCCACTCAACATGTGTACTCTACACATAAGGCTAGGATAGCTATTGCTTCActcaatttcttgcaaatgcaagtcttCTCGATGTCTTGGGTAATCCAAAAATCCTTTGATCATCCATCAAATAAAATTCCAACTACGATACACTAGCATCTATGTGATTTGGCAAATCCTGCTTATTGTACCAAtaacaactcttcttcaatacaaGTATTGAAGGAGATGCGCTTCCGACAAATTATATCAATTCTCGAATTGAAGTAATTGCTAGTAAAAATCCAAATGACTCAAGCATCGCTACAAATTTGTAGTGAACCTTTTGAATTTATCAAAACATCCTttgtgacaagtcgagctttatcaaAATACCTTCGTAATCTTAAATGTAACTCATTTTAGGATTTCATGAATTCTAAGTCATTTCTCGTATTTAGGTCCACCATCGCAGTTCGTAGGTATGTCTTTTTTCAagacaagtgaatcatgaatttcATTCAGAGAAAGACATAATGAGTTCTTGAATCCGAATCACTTTGGTAAGAACTTAATTCATATGCCATGATCATTATTATgttgtatttcctctattttgcagaGTTTTGGTTCCGTAACATATTCTCGTTGCGCCACTCTGACACTTGGAGGTAAGGTCAATCACCTTTTGGTTCAATTTTACTTTTTTTCATTAACACCCTTAACGATAACCACCTTCTCGAGAAGTTACCATGTTTGGCAATACAAGCTTTGCCCCTTTAGTTTTATGGAAGATGTATTCATAATTCATAATTACTCGAGAATACTTTATAaataatttattcatcttaattttgAATTATTCCGTAACTCAAAATTTTCATGAATTTTAGATGGTTCCCTATTTAAATTGAGTGTTCCCTATTCTTTAAATGCTAACTctaaataataataatacaatAATAGGTAACTCATACCATACAACATAGTATGATTAGAATACTTTAGTCATATCAACACATTGATATATTTCAAACATTGTAATTTGTGGAACACCTTTCACAAGTCTATACGCAGAAAACCATAACTAAAAAATTTGCCACTTTGATCAAATCGCGGAGACTCATTTTTCTCATTAATTAATACCCGTCATTCTGAAATTACCTTGATCCCGTCAAATAATTTCATACATATGTTTCATTTAGCAAGTACACATATTCACTTAAATCAACAATGAAGTTTACAAAAAAAATGATATCCACTACTTGCTGAAATCCAATACATCACTATGTTTGATATTCAAACAATTTTAGTGCACAATCCATTTATCATCTAATGACTTTGGTGTTTCATCGAATATGAACATAGACAATGCCAATATGAATTAAATGGTGGTGTCATTCGACAATGATGTCATTATCAAGTTTAGATATTTTCTGGCATTTTAGTGTTTTATAAATGTTCAGTATCAACATCGAGATTATTAATAAAAATAACACATTCATAACCAGTTGTAAAAATAAAAGAGTTTATTCATAAGAAGGACAACTCACTTGCATCCGACACATATGAATAATTGTCTTGTGAGATGCAAGATATTCTATTAAGGCTCACACTCATAATGATTACAAATATTTATTCAAATGCATTTAACTAATCCAAATGATACATGTGGAGGGAGAGCGTCATTGGCCATGACCTTTCTTGCTtgccattgatacgtcccaaacgtgtctataatttttgatgtttcatgcttgttttgtttCAATTCGTATATATTTTATGtgtacttttccacactttttagtattttctgggactaacctattaacacagtgccagttctgttttctgctgtttttgtgtttcataaAATTTTTACATGAAATtttctccgaattggacgaaacaaaagccagagtcttatttttccgggacgaagacggagctagaaggacacgcgcaggagagctgccacgtggcagttgttgcggtcagaaacccaccggcgagcagcgacgggcaacacagtagagccgggaggctcccaggactgtggctggccctggtccctccgagcgacggcccgtaaagactcggcacgcacgtccgatgctggtgcaagggcgtgccacctgacctatacccggtcgggaaggtgatggagatgcctcgcttagtttctgcgtggcatacacgtaaacattaaatacgagcctcgatcggctctcaggttgtcctgtgaatcggctcaaagagccgatccacccatgattcgcacgaggtgtacgaatatatggtggtcctgcttgatcaatataaagctaaaacgatctactacgatttagggttttcaccacataatcggaacatcctactcgtgattgagcctggcggccacgcacggtgatcgtaaaccgtccctagacaaggcctaaaaaccaacacaaggttgatccccggaacatcctgtctagggctagcaaactacaccctacgcgccactggatccttcaatccgtttgtaaggcctaactatgcagatattaaactaatccttgaagaacaaggagcaaccataatggatcggatctactaaataaagatcaagcggggtgccgcccctacacctaagataggtgtaagggcggctagatgtctcagggttgcacgacgacgagcatatgatacgatgaacaatgctaaccctaacgcatctaagataactacgttgctcgccatcaaaaaggcttcgatacgagcaacgcatgaacaacgaataaacttgtaccgcctagatcgcaagatgtgatctaggcagcatgatgcttacccggaagaaaccctcgagacaagggagttggcgatgcgcctagattggtttgtggtgaacgtgattgttgtttatttcataaaccctagatacatatttatagtccgtagactttctaacgtgggaataatcccaaccgtgcacgggccaaactctaactaaccgacacgtatcctactatattacagatacacgggcgaactagcccaaactttgcatataaggctgattcatgtattccttccatgtatattcttcaagcccatcttgatcgcggcccacctctaactcggtcaaattctggtgataacacatgccccctggttttggaattgataattccaaaatcactctgcttttcttcgtcgggtcatgtcgcggcggaaccgtcgcagtatccatcatcatgatgccctcgccttctcaacttctccgcgtgacctggcagttttttttgttgggcaccacttcctcggaaactgctgtggcattaaatctccactataccccctttatttaaccgtgctgaacggttcgccacttcatccccttgctctgctccggccatcggcacctaaaaaaccctctttccccgtagcaatgtcttcctcttcctccatctcctcgggcctctctctccaatcttCCTCTTCGAGCGAGCGGGAGTGGAACTTTGAtcccgtgccagatggcccacccgaagcactcgtcgggtcagatggtgacttacctctgaccgatggggaggacgacctcgagttcctcatcgaaggggaactgaagagcgagagcgaagacgaccttcattcctgggcgaactccacctcctccgacgaggaggaggaagaagaagaagcgagaggaagaagaggaagaggaggaggatgattcctcctcctccgccgggtatccgccggcgaagcgcttccgcgcttgggcggacagcgaggatgatgatgatgacgaggaagaagaggctccggccgagggccggggcagcagccgacgaggaactctccggaagcagcgccgacggcagctacaatggcgacgatgaggacagcgacgaccccTAGAACAGGGGCCAATtagtgtaggactagtagtagcgagtgcactaggcatcggatccccttttgagagccatcggctctttcttgtaaagccgctcctttgaatcaataagaattgttcttccaatttgactctcaattaatccaatttcaagtcttccgtttgccgcaccaagaccgatagcaacgtatcggacttttcgcctcagacgccatgaagccagactcagataccaattagaccgtcagtcaagcacttctcaaattcagactgtaatttgatatctgaccataatactttgcaatcctATAGCCAATGGTTGTTCATCGGttgttttgagaatccagtctccttcattttcttgcagcaacaggacggtccaaaccctgtagATGACGATggcttccctttcaggctcctttccgcagctctagtagtcttcttctgcaacaactcaccgctttcgaagaaggttatgatgcagggtcagccgacgcaactccaatcggctcccaaaaacagagtgtctaccaaatcagctgccccccgagcctcagttaaggtgAGAAAAGTGGCGAGGATACACAGTTCGGTCCAAGGGCCTTGAACTCAGGCAATTGAGACAACCACCATGCAGAGGTCCTAGTCATTCCTACGAGCGTAGCTGAGAAAGTGGCCAACTTAGCCAGGCCGACGGTAGATACAccggagccgatcaccttttcttcctttgaaagccgatattgcagatgaaACACCGACGGCCTAATGAGTAAAAAGTTGGAGGTTGGCCTTGAGGCTGAACTGAAAACCGACCTGGTCGAAatccgtgtcttgaacacgcagctggtagatcttgtgtaattgtactagagtcgatggctgtgtatcggctttgtttcttagctctaaagtcgatgtccgcgcatcggctgtataccatgagaattttttttttactggccgattttctatcggcccccaatatttcactgcacatgtatcgcacatgttcgtcTGCACATGTTCgtctgactaggtgccccccgagccgaatctgccaggtaactgcggatatcggctctgtagttagccaaggcactgtatttgaacgtcggctccagtAGGACCAATGCTGATTttttagctcatcagccgacgtaaaaccgctgcccattagatcgacgttgaacacaggcagaatgtgtggtgaggataattttggcc contains the following coding sequences:
- the LOC124683762 gene encoding probable LRR receptor-like serine/threonine-protein kinase At1g14390; translation: MASPKHLAPLLALLLLLPCISTPATAQPLASSEAKALYRVRRLLFAPPALAPLTTSPDPCALRPTPSLTISCSGGHVTSLAIHGDRQPDPKWRGALPSTFSADALFTTLTRLPSLSGLSLVALGVWGPLPGAKLLRLASLHSLNLTANYLYGAVPAQLARMSSLQTLVLSRNWLNGTVPSLTALASLAELDLGSNRLDGAFPEVPASLSTLVLTNNNFTGNIPTSIASLAHLRFLDASRNRLAGWIPPAVFALPALRHLDLSHNQLAGQLPPTTACAGALDFVDLSANLLVGPRPACLRSRAVLVAGNCFADAAQQRPSAYCSPAAIAASLPPTQGSGGGAGRGGGGKGRGVGVVLGIVGAVVGGALLVALVLVVVLRRARRRHRHQHPEVMYLPKSPLVMPAKKADDGKSPAKVAQHKIATTADKRHASQAARVNTLEVPAYRAYTMEELQEVTDNFASPNLIKNSPLTQLYNGQLQDGSRVLVRCLRLKPKYSPQSLSQYMEIISKFRHRHLVSIIGHCIVNDEENPTIASSVYLISECITNGSLRSHLTEWRKREMLKWPQRVSATIGIARGIQFLHNVTAPDVVQNDINIENILLDKTLTSKISDFSLPMISISKNGKICSENPFIVQEENDHGSAQPTEKGDKDDIYQFGLILLEVITGKSTESRRDLESLKAQLSEALAEDPELLKDMADLTIRGTFAVDSLSKVTEIALNCTATDPSDRPSIDDVLWNLQYSMQVQDGWASSESLSLSVKSQS